One window of the Shewanella litorisediminis genome contains the following:
- a CDS encoding response regulator — translation MQKNYYSYTVIIADDSKLVCTSLSSILRNMGFNQGNIHLAYKPAELIAKCNEIKFDVIICDYNFNSNLNGNQLFSEIKNSRAYDPRSVFIFLTGENNSRVVRSILDAEPDDYILKPFTKEILVKRLRASISRKRELIQIYAAIAERNYHRVITECEQHLVLNNEHQPLIRKIKSEAHLELGQISQAKSEYESMLEDYDYDWIKISLANLSIKANKIEQAKLILEKLKDKETSPYYHDNMSSISLLNNDLPNAIHHLKSAELLLDGGQERDLVISNLFLAMGEYENAYLYAKKYHDQNKYTYRSTNKTRLIYVRYYLIYLLNNNEQSHCAFEIDRELSAIKLNLELLPQVEVIQVGLNILSGNLINLHDKIERIISTESIFSNLDFYDLYFFAFILSMLSLDNQTKYVLHSCKKSIVTEKNEVSITNDYLLKQLKNRFERNIEKVTLLQKDIENHRLKSSDDFFETLFELQRLQPFCIKVCSAIIHILANVNKTHKDKIHILKMLQNSFLILSELLSNQPNRLKKIREKYQMALKKIM, via the coding sequence ATGCAAAAAAACTACTATTCATACACTGTTATCATTGCGGATGATTCAAAGTTGGTTTGCACCTCCCTATCTTCTATATTACGTAACATGGGCTTCAACCAAGGAAACATCCATTTAGCCTACAAGCCTGCCGAACTTATTGCAAAGTGCAATGAAATTAAGTTTGACGTCATCATTTGTGATTACAACTTCAATTCAAACCTTAATGGTAATCAACTGTTTTCAGAGATTAAGAATTCGCGCGCTTATGATCCTCGTAGTGTCTTTATTTTTCTCACAGGTGAAAACAACTCAAGGGTAGTTAGAAGCATTCTTGATGCAGAACCTGATGACTACATACTCAAGCCATTTACTAAAGAAATATTGGTGAAGCGGCTTAGGGCCTCAATTTCTAGAAAACGCGAATTAATCCAGATTTACGCTGCGATAGCCGAGAGAAACTACCATCGTGTTATTACTGAATGCGAACAACATTTAGTACTCAATAATGAGCACCAACCACTGATAAGAAAGATAAAGTCAGAGGCCCACTTAGAGCTTGGGCAAATCTCGCAGGCAAAATCAGAATACGAATCAATGCTCGAAGATTACGACTATGACTGGATTAAAATCTCCTTGGCAAACCTATCAATAAAAGCTAATAAAATTGAACAAGCAAAATTGATACTGGAAAAATTAAAAGATAAAGAAACCAGCCCTTATTATCATGATAACATGTCTTCTATAAGCTTACTCAACAATGATTTACCCAATGCTATTCATCATCTGAAGTCAGCTGAGTTGCTTTTGGATGGTGGCCAAGAACGGGATTTAGTAATTTCAAATTTATTTCTTGCAATGGGTGAATATGAAAATGCATATTTATATGCAAAAAAGTATCATGACCAAAACAAATACACATACCGCTCAACTAATAAAACAAGGTTGATCTATGTGCGTTATTACCTTATTTATTTATTGAATAACAATGAACAAAGCCATTGTGCCTTTGAAATAGATAGGGAACTGTCTGCAATAAAATTAAACCTAGAGTTGTTGCCACAAGTTGAAGTTATTCAAGTTGGATTAAATATCCTTTCTGGCAACCTTATAAATTTGCATGATAAGATTGAAAGAATCATTTCAACTGAGTCTATATTTTCCAATTTGGATTTTTACGACCTGTATTTTTTTGCATTCATCCTATCAATGCTTTCACTAGATAACCAGACAAAATATGTTTTACACAGTTGTAAAAAATCAATAGTAACTGAAAAAAATGAAGTTTCTATCACCAATGATTACCTACTGAAACAGCTTAAAAATAGGTTCGAACGTAACATAGAAAAAGTCACACTGCTTCAGAAAGACATAGAAAACCATCGCCTTAAGAGCAGTGATGATTTTTTTGAAACCTTGTTTGAATTGCAAAGGTTACAGCCTTTCTGCATCAAGGTATGCAGCGCGATCATCCATATATTGGCTAATGTCAATAAAACACATAAAGACAAAATCCATATATTAAAGATGCTGCAAAATAGCTTCTTAATTTTATCCGAGCTTTTATCAAATCAGCCTAATCGGTTAAAAAAGATAAGGGAAAAATATCAAATGGCGCTGAAAAAAATCATGTAA
- a CDS encoding histidine phosphatase family protein — MSRRFFVLRHGETHFNVEQKLQGHCNSPLTPKGRAQAQAVGAALKTYLGPEFHLYASSLGRAVQTAEIVCRALGNADIPIVKEPRLMEFSLGLWEQRTVPSIRSQHPELDGAGDWYLHAPEAESFDEVRNRLASWLEQLPPQGDIVVVSHALTGIVLRGMLLDLSYEDCWRQDLPQDAFFIIEDGKVTRIDCTVDVEQVAERNAEQDVAVA; from the coding sequence ATGAGCAGACGATTTTTTGTATTAAGGCACGGGGAAACCCATTTTAACGTCGAGCAGAAATTGCAGGGCCACTGTAACTCGCCGCTGACGCCAAAGGGCAGGGCCCAGGCTCAGGCGGTGGGCGCTGCGCTGAAAACCTATCTGGGGCCAGAGTTTCATCTCTATGCCAGCTCCCTTGGCCGCGCGGTGCAAACCGCCGAGATTGTGTGCCGGGCGCTGGGTAACGCCGATATCCCCATAGTCAAAGAGCCCCGCTTGATGGAGTTCTCCCTGGGACTGTGGGAGCAAAGAACCGTGCCCAGCATCAGGAGTCAGCACCCCGAGCTTGACGGGGCAGGGGACTGGTACCTGCACGCCCCCGAGGCCGAAAGCTTTGATGAGGTGAGGAATCGGCTTGCCAGTTGGCTGGAGCAGTTGCCGCCACAGGGTGACATAGTGGTGGTCAGCCATGCCCTTACCGGCATAGTGCTGCGGGGCATGCTGCTGGATTTAAGCTACGAAGACTGCTGGCGTCAGGACCTGCCCCAGGATGCCTTTTTTATCATTGAAGATGGCAAGGTGACCCGCATCGACTGCACAGTTGATGTTGAGCAGGTTGCTGAGCGGAATGCTGAGCAGGATGTGGCCGTGGCCTGA
- a CDS encoding EAL domain-containing protein, giving the protein MMNILIVEDDVIQATSLRLKLAELGEHNIYMARDGVSALQIFKERDFSLIFCDIHMPQMDGVTLLSTLCTEQPTAGVVILSAADDAVLEITENMCHLAGFPYVAVMSKPYSFLQLRQLMSDADEITVNKADKTLPTSLSKETILECFSQGRIFNYYQPQFDFKTGLMTGVEALVRMDHPDYGRLSPDQFLDQVNASGLMNDLFETVLDKAVKAIAKLSPTLNLSVNICQSNLQHQIADRVIDICKKYHFSTSRLTLELTESDVYNNSITSLANLARLRMHGIGLSIDDFGTGYASLNQLSKLPFTELKVDRSFVSDIIYNYKHQQLTKMSLSLAQSLGMHCVIEGVEDAETWEYLKPMGAETCQGYYTSPPLSISALQDFYQRNREHELVASDGDDDVNVLLIDTHELSALALKRLLEKQASYIKSHITVINEDALSSIRHNPYDLVVIDACSGNALEQKNLAISIKELYQGMLITLTNPLTNQIFEDCELRTLIKAELLNDTAETIIEILTKGQDTSGLKQNLHKILSEQEYKVAQYLKKGLGNKAIANELNINQKTVSTYKSRIFSKLGIVSTVELVNFYN; this is encoded by the coding sequence ATGATGAACATACTTATCGTCGAAGATGATGTAATTCAAGCAACCAGTTTAAGGCTAAAATTAGCTGAACTGGGTGAGCACAACATTTACATGGCCCGAGATGGTGTTTCTGCTCTGCAAATTTTCAAAGAGCGCGACTTTTCTTTGATATTCTGCGATATCCACATGCCACAAATGGACGGGGTCACGCTGTTGTCAACATTATGCACAGAGCAGCCAACGGCAGGTGTTGTCATCTTAAGTGCTGCAGACGATGCCGTTCTGGAAATTACAGAAAACATGTGCCACCTCGCAGGCTTTCCCTATGTTGCTGTGATGTCAAAGCCCTATTCTTTTCTCCAACTCAGACAACTGATGTCAGATGCTGATGAAATTACAGTCAACAAGGCTGACAAAACCTTACCGACAAGCCTGTCTAAAGAGACAATATTAGAGTGTTTCTCACAGGGAAGAATATTTAATTACTATCAACCACAGTTTGATTTTAAAACAGGCCTGATGACCGGAGTAGAAGCATTGGTTAGGATGGATCATCCTGATTATGGCCGCTTGAGCCCTGACCAGTTTCTTGATCAAGTCAACGCATCCGGGTTAATGAATGACTTATTTGAAACTGTGCTTGACAAGGCGGTGAAGGCCATAGCGAAGCTTAGCCCAACCCTCAACTTATCGGTCAATATTTGCCAAAGTAATCTTCAACATCAAATTGCAGACAGAGTCATTGATATCTGTAAAAAATATCATTTTTCAACCAGTCGCTTAACCCTTGAGCTAACCGAAAGTGATGTCTACAACAATTCAATTACTTCCCTGGCGAATCTGGCGCGTCTGCGGATGCATGGTATTGGTTTGTCTATCGATGACTTTGGTACTGGATATGCCTCGCTCAATCAATTGAGCAAGTTACCCTTTACAGAACTGAAGGTCGATCGATCATTCGTTTCTGATATTATTTACAATTACAAACATCAACAATTAACCAAGATGTCCCTGTCACTTGCACAGTCTTTGGGTATGCATTGCGTCATTGAAGGGGTTGAAGATGCGGAAACATGGGAGTATTTAAAGCCCATGGGAGCGGAAACCTGTCAGGGGTATTACACCTCTCCTCCGCTTAGCATTAGTGCGCTGCAGGATTTTTACCAAAGAAATAGAGAACATGAACTTGTCGCTTCAGATGGAGATGACGATGTTAATGTTCTATTGATAGACACCCACGAACTTAGTGCTTTAGCCTTAAAGCGCTTACTTGAAAAGCAAGCGAGCTACATTAAATCCCATATCACAGTTATTAATGAGGATGCACTCTCTTCTATCCGGCACAATCCTTACGACTTGGTAGTGATAGACGCATGCTCTGGCAATGCTTTGGAACAAAAAAATCTGGCAATCAGTATAAAGGAGCTATATCAAGGAATGCTAATTACCTTGACCAATCCTTTGACAAATCAAATATTTGAAGATTGTGAACTACGTACACTGATCAAAGCCGAACTTTTGAATGACACTGCAGAAACCATTATCGAAATACTCACAAAAGGTCAGGACACGTCTGGTTTAAAACAGAATTTGCATAAAATACTCTCAGAACAAGAATACAAAGTAGCTCAATACCTCAAAAAAGGATTAGGAAACAAAGCCATTGCCAACGAACTCAATATTAATCAAAAAACTGTAAGCACATATAAATCAAGAATATTCTCAAAACTCGGCATTGTTTCCACTGTGGAATTGGTCAACTTTTATAATTGA
- a CDS encoding YfaZ family outer membrane protein, with translation MTLKRTFSIATPLLLSLGVLSSAAHAIDMGVELNDDRASVSFGGQLTPSARLEGEYLYVDGDNHLLQSALLFSHSAGPHRFEFGPMASRVWLDNSPNGSMLSLGGKYQLALGNGLSLKATGFVSPSVLSFSGVDGHYQWSTAVGYELNPNLGFEAGYRQIRIQYDDHRNRDLEDGFYVGASFRF, from the coding sequence ATGACCCTGAAACGTACTTTTTCAATCGCCACCCCTTTATTGCTGAGCCTCGGCGTGCTTTCCAGCGCCGCCCACGCCATCGATATGGGTGTGGAGCTGAATGACGATCGCGCCTCTGTATCCTTTGGCGGTCAGCTTACCCCCAGCGCCAGACTCGAAGGCGAATACCTGTATGTGGACGGTGATAATCACCTGCTGCAGAGTGCGCTGCTGTTCAGCCACAGCGCCGGTCCGCACCGGTTTGAATTTGGCCCCATGGCCTCGCGGGTATGGCTGGATAACAGCCCCAATGGCAGCATGCTGTCCCTGGGGGGCAAGTATCAACTCGCCCTGGGCAATGGCCTGTCACTCAAGGCCACCGGCTTTGTCAGCCCCTCGGTGCTGAGCTTTTCCGGTGTCGATGGCCACTATCAGTGGAGCACCGCGGTGGGTTACGAGCTGAACCCGAACCTCGGCTTTGAGGCGGGCTATCGCCAAATCCGTATCCAGTACGATGACCACAGAAACCGTGACCTGGAAGACGGCTTTTATGTGGGGGCGAGCTTCCGCTTTTAA
- a CDS encoding GNAT family N-acetyltransferase, with protein MNIKLDDLSHPAVARLLLEHLEDMYDNSPADSVHALDLARLKQRDIRFYTLWQGNTLAACGAVKQVDFHSGEIKSMRATRALRGRGFGHAMLMHLENESRRLGFKRLYLETGTADYFLPAQRLYLAHGFEQCAPFGHYREDPHSLFMTKAL; from the coding sequence ATGAATATCAAGCTTGATGATTTAAGCCACCCGGCGGTCGCCAGATTGCTGCTCGAGCATCTGGAAGACATGTACGACAACTCCCCCGCAGACAGCGTACACGCGCTGGATCTGGCCCGTCTCAAGCAACGTGATATCCGTTTTTATACCCTGTGGCAGGGCAATACCCTCGCCGCCTGCGGCGCCGTGAAGCAGGTGGATTTTCACAGCGGCGAAATCAAATCCATGCGAGCCACCCGAGCACTGCGCGGTCGCGGCTTTGGCCACGCCATGCTGATGCATCTGGAAAACGAGAGTCGCCGCCTCGGCTTTAAACGCCTGTATCTGGAAACCGGCACCGCCGATTACTTTCTGCCGGCCCAGCGCCTGTACCTGGCCCACGGCTTTGAGCAGTGCGCCCCCTTTGGCCATTACCGCGAAGATCCCCACAGCCT
- a CDS encoding ATP-binding protein: protein MKLTLKIIFLITLIFSTGVFADIKLSEEENNYIASKKSVKFGVLKGRFMPYWGGMQAQGGFVEEFFTLISDETSLKIEHVYYDSVTDLKFGLDNGYIDAIPGLIPSSDTRQQHLISLPIYEILPAILFSDKKYMSEPMQNLHFGCLSTSFFCEILQLQKVKKITNASSITELTSLFTNSDVDAVITDSFLINKMISNGLQQHGKVFYDTEVSPQDAFAIVASSQPELLSIINKIIEGNNLKERFIHEIQHDIDYKNIQANNNIIHSDLEKTTIRYTLDDDSFPLSYYDPHTVSMKGYIHDLLSLIENKTVLEFVYVPANGKDVLHMLRNGEVDLLPARNSEGVDLRDFYRTTGYATITFGLVESTRDFAHKKYAILDRTGNYYREIKVNDKYRDIKVYQELSSLLHDLDEGIISHALINNDLLSRLVTEGQDDSFKPIDTPSDLQVNVRLSMVVRHDSPMLYELLQLTLKNISPEQIEALQNAYSKVTIQFGVNEETVLKWVVACTSLALLLAIAFIVWRHIIGKQLNTLERNAELSKSETDWLNTILNNIPNAIVIKNLHGKTILANNSYQTHFSSCRNCGLSKTCQLKSSVDKPDSSDISVISTIELCQRWESYFDISQYQIQHPLKNSPYIMKVYNDVTDLKRKELDLVTANERAMDAISARNHFLAVISHELRTPIAAMLGLLELLSKRQIDDESRLLIENAVSSADQLKYQVNDILDFSKMEAAQLQLDPSWYRIDRELGPLLRSFEASANIKGLHFSVDWKASAKLEARVDVLRLKQILSNLLSNAIKFTESGGIIVTLRLADDHFSFQVSDSGCGMTLEQQKTVFLPFVQADNTISRRFGGTGLGMSIVQNLVKLMEGEIHISSQKDLGTIVTVSIPMPLQSIELASPLAHLTVSDPRWYPWLRAFDVDHSPTEVSAKSEAPIDTSSSSASTPNLYPDLLVDQWQSTLKQNTNKRANDAPMQPSLEGNILVAEDAPINRLLLNRQLSSLGLTANFAKDGHEAFKMLTSPDATYQLLLTDCHMPGMDGFTLVAKVRSELPDYKDIPIIGCTAESSKIAAAKAADVGIDAMLYKPYSLEQLYQMLKQFLPQQTQKTPPPQWLMEYRDEDRIDMATVVLGAMSDDIKLLQLESTDLAALAHRIKGSAGALGLTELRTIAEQAEKAWPSGNVQQARDALIKSIKNLIDSTSEYLQPLTESGT from the coding sequence ATGAAACTCACGTTAAAAATCATTTTCCTTATCACATTAATATTCAGCACTGGTGTGTTTGCTGACATCAAATTGAGTGAAGAGGAAAATAATTACATCGCAAGTAAAAAATCTGTCAAATTTGGCGTACTCAAGGGACGCTTCATGCCGTATTGGGGTGGAATGCAGGCTCAAGGCGGATTTGTTGAAGAGTTTTTTACATTGATCTCAGATGAAACCTCATTAAAGATTGAACATGTCTATTATGACTCTGTCACAGACTTGAAGTTTGGCCTCGATAATGGCTATATTGATGCTATTCCTGGTCTAATTCCCTCCAGCGATACACGCCAACAGCATCTTATTTCGCTTCCTATTTACGAGATTCTCCCTGCAATACTATTCAGTGATAAAAAATATATGAGCGAGCCTATGCAAAACCTGCATTTCGGCTGCTTATCCACATCTTTCTTTTGCGAAATATTGCAACTGCAAAAAGTAAAGAAAATAACCAATGCGTCGAGTATTACTGAATTAACATCACTTTTCACCAACAGCGATGTGGATGCTGTTATCACAGATTCTTTTTTAATCAACAAAATGATAAGCAATGGACTGCAACAACATGGAAAGGTGTTTTATGATACAGAAGTCAGCCCTCAAGATGCCTTTGCTATTGTTGCATCATCCCAACCTGAATTACTTAGTATTATAAATAAAATTATCGAAGGAAATAATCTAAAAGAGCGTTTCATTCATGAGATTCAACATGATATTGATTATAAAAACATTCAGGCCAACAATAATATCATACATAGTGACTTAGAGAAAACCACGATTAGATATACATTGGACGATGATAGTTTTCCACTTTCGTATTATGACCCTCATACCGTGTCAATGAAGGGCTATATACATGACTTGTTAAGTCTGATTGAAAATAAGACTGTTCTCGAATTTGTATATGTGCCAGCAAATGGTAAGGACGTGCTGCACATGCTTCGAAACGGAGAAGTGGATTTACTGCCTGCTCGAAATTCAGAAGGGGTGGACTTACGTGATTTTTACAGAACCACAGGTTACGCTACCATTACGTTTGGTTTGGTTGAGTCAACACGTGATTTTGCACATAAAAAGTATGCTATTTTAGACCGTACCGGAAATTACTACCGTGAGATAAAAGTAAATGATAAATATAGAGATATTAAAGTATATCAGGAGCTATCCAGTTTATTGCACGATCTGGACGAAGGGATTATTAGTCATGCGCTGATTAATAACGATTTATTGAGCCGTTTAGTCACGGAAGGACAAGATGACAGCTTTAAGCCCATTGATACACCATCTGACTTGCAAGTGAATGTTAGACTGTCAATGGTCGTCAGGCATGATTCTCCAATGCTCTATGAGCTTTTACAACTGACGCTCAAAAATATATCTCCTGAGCAGATAGAAGCACTACAGAACGCCTATTCAAAGGTTACAATTCAATTTGGGGTAAATGAAGAAACCGTTCTTAAATGGGTTGTTGCTTGTACAAGCTTGGCTCTTCTGTTAGCAATCGCCTTTATTGTTTGGCGACATATAATAGGAAAGCAACTAAATACATTAGAAAGAAATGCTGAATTGTCCAAGTCAGAAACAGACTGGCTTAACACAATCCTTAACAATATCCCTAACGCGATTGTTATCAAAAACTTGCATGGAAAAACCATCCTTGCAAATAACAGTTATCAAACCCATTTCAGCTCCTGTAGAAACTGTGGATTATCCAAAACATGCCAGCTCAAATCCAGTGTTGACAAGCCAGATAGTTCCGACATCTCTGTGATTAGCACAATTGAGTTATGCCAACGGTGGGAAAGCTATTTTGATATCAGTCAGTATCAGATCCAGCATCCGCTTAAAAACTCTCCATACATTATGAAAGTCTACAATGATGTAACTGACTTAAAGCGCAAAGAGCTCGATTTGGTAACTGCAAATGAAAGAGCAATGGACGCAATTTCGGCTCGCAATCACTTTTTGGCTGTGATCAGCCATGAGCTTCGTACACCTATAGCAGCCATGTTGGGCTTGCTCGAGTTATTGTCTAAGCGTCAAATAGATGATGAAAGTCGATTATTAATCGAAAATGCTGTTAGTTCTGCAGATCAACTTAAATATCAGGTTAACGATATTCTAGACTTTTCCAAAATGGAGGCAGCTCAGTTACAGCTTGACCCTTCTTGGTATCGTATAGATCGCGAGCTAGGCCCCTTATTGAGAAGTTTTGAAGCATCTGCAAATATAAAAGGGCTACACTTCAGCGTCGATTGGAAAGCGTCTGCAAAACTGGAGGCCAGAGTTGATGTGCTGCGCCTTAAACAGATATTGTCAAATCTGTTGTCTAATGCCATCAAATTTACCGAATCCGGGGGGATAATAGTCACTTTACGTCTGGCTGATGATCATTTTTCTTTTCAGGTAAGTGATTCGGGCTGTGGCATGACCCTGGAACAACAAAAAACCGTTTTCTTACCTTTTGTTCAAGCGGACAACACTATTAGCCGTCGCTTTGGTGGAACTGGCTTGGGAATGTCAATTGTACAGAATTTGGTAAAATTGATGGAAGGCGAAATTCACATATCAAGCCAAAAAGATCTCGGCACCATAGTGACTGTGTCGATACCAATGCCTTTACAGTCAATCGAATTGGCAAGCCCGCTGGCACACCTGACTGTAAGCGACCCAAGATGGTACCCCTGGCTTAGAGCATTTGACGTTGACCACAGTCCAACTGAAGTTTCTGCAAAATCGGAGGCACCAATCGATACTTCATCTTCGTCTGCATCCACGCCTAACCTCTATCCTGATTTATTGGTGGATCAGTGGCAGTCGACCCTGAAGCAAAATACTAATAAAAGAGCCAATGACGCGCCGATGCAACCGTCGCTCGAGGGGAACATACTGGTTGCAGAAGACGCCCCCATCAATCGCTTGTTGTTGAATCGCCAATTAAGCTCACTGGGACTTACAGCCAACTTTGCAAAAGACGGTCATGAGGCTTTCAAGATGCTAACCTCGCCTGATGCTACTTACCAATTGCTGTTAACAGACTGCCATATGCCTGGTATGGACGGCTTTACCTTGGTGGCGAAAGTCAGAAGCGAACTTCCTGACTATAAAGACATTCCAATCATAGGCTGTACTGCGGAGTCGTCCAAGATAGCTGCCGCAAAGGCTGCTGATGTTGGCATTGATGCTATGCTGTACAAACCCTATTCTCTTGAGCAGTTGTACCAAATGCTGAAGCAGTTTTTACCTCAGCAAACCCAAAAGACTCCGCCTCCCCAGTGGCTGATGGAGTATCGTGATGAAGATCGCATCGATATGGCGACGGTTGTGCTGGGGGCTATGTCTGACGATATAAAACTATTGCAGCTCGAATCGACAGATTTAGCGGCTTTGGCGCACAGAATCAAGGGCTCAGCTGGTGCTTTGGGCTTAACAGAGTTGCGTACGATTGCCGAACAAGCTGAAAAGGCCTGGCCATCCGGTAATGTGCAACAAGCCAGGGACGCTTTGATCAAATCAATCAAAAACCTGATTGATTCGACCTCAGAGTATTTGCAACCCCTCACTGAATCGGGGACATGA
- a CDS encoding glycoside hydrolase family 97 protein, with the protein MRYSLLLLAMAASLPLQAKTLSLKSPNGEIEVKVSDDNAPHYAVLFQGKPVIGASKLGFDFTNAANFRGGFDITDSQRATVDSSWEQPWGEARIIEDKHNELVVSFTHPDSKQGYKVRFRAFNDGVGFRYEVNADTPLNIGRELTEFAVEKADKAEAWWIPGRGWNRYEYLYQHSKLTDAALVQTPFTFKNKDGVHIAIHEAALVDYAAMTLNQRRPGTFVSELTPWSDGVAVKTNGIFNTPWRTLQIAPNATGLINSHLILNLNEPNQLGDVSWVEPGKYVGIWWGMHINQNTWGSGSKHGATTDETKKYLRFAADNGFDGVLVEGWNIGWDGDWFHNGDLFSFTEPFADFDIKAIADYGREVGARLIGHHETSGSVSNYRKQWDGAFGLYQKMGVAQVKTGYVADGGNIKRIDENGLERFEWHDGQFMVGEYLDNVKTAAKYQISINTHEPIKDTGLRRTYPNWLAREGARGQEYNAWGNPPNPPEHVAMLSFTRMLAGPMDFTPGIFDMGFNGLGDNTNRPQSTLAKQLALYVVLYSPIQMAADLPENYLKRPDAFQFIKDVPTDWEQSVALDGEVGDFVVMARKERKARQYSGNDWYLGAVTDEEARDVTVKLDFLEPGKTFEAQIYQDGKDAEWKWRPYEIDIKKLKVRKGDTLTLRLAEGGGAAVRLKAL; encoded by the coding sequence ATGCGCTATTCACTGCTGCTGTTGGCCATGGCCGCCAGCCTGCCATTGCAGGCCAAAACCTTAAGCCTCAAGTCCCCCAATGGCGAGATTGAAGTTAAGGTCAGCGACGATAACGCCCCCCACTATGCCGTGCTGTTTCAGGGTAAGCCTGTGATTGGCGCATCCAAACTGGGGTTTGACTTCACCAATGCCGCCAACTTCCGCGGCGGTTTTGATATCACAGACAGCCAAAGGGCCACGGTGGACAGCAGCTGGGAGCAGCCCTGGGGCGAGGCCCGCATCATTGAAGATAAGCACAACGAGCTTGTGGTGAGCTTTACCCACCCAGACAGCAAACAAGGCTACAAGGTACGCTTTCGCGCCTTTAACGACGGCGTGGGCTTTCGCTACGAGGTGAATGCGGATACACCACTGAACATCGGCCGCGAGCTCACCGAATTTGCCGTTGAGAAGGCCGACAAGGCCGAAGCCTGGTGGATCCCCGGCCGTGGCTGGAACCGCTACGAGTATCTATATCAGCACAGTAAGCTTACCGATGCCGCCCTGGTGCAAACGCCTTTTACCTTTAAAAACAAGGATGGGGTGCACATTGCCATCCACGAGGCGGCCCTGGTGGATTACGCCGCCATGACCCTGAATCAGCGCCGCCCCGGCACCTTTGTCTCTGAGCTGACCCCCTGGTCAGATGGGGTGGCAGTTAAAACCAACGGCATATTCAACACCCCCTGGCGCACGCTGCAAATCGCGCCCAATGCCACAGGGCTGATTAACTCCCACCTTATTCTCAATCTCAACGAGCCCAACCAGCTTGGGGATGTCTCCTGGGTCGAGCCCGGTAAATACGTGGGTATTTGGTGGGGCATGCACATTAACCAAAACACCTGGGGCAGCGGCAGCAAGCATGGCGCCACCACAGATGAAACCAAAAAATACCTGCGCTTTGCCGCCGACAATGGCTTTGATGGGGTGCTGGTAGAAGGCTGGAATATCGGCTGGGACGGCGACTGGTTCCACAATGGCGATCTGTTCAGCTTTACTGAGCCCTTTGCCGATTTTGATATCAAGGCCATTGCCGATTATGGCCGCGAGGTGGGCGCCAGACTCATAGGCCACCACGAAACCTCCGGCAGCGTGAGCAACTACCGCAAACAGTGGGATGGCGCCTTCGGCCTGTACCAGAAGATGGGCGTTGCCCAGGTAAAAACCGGCTACGTGGCCGATGGCGGTAACATCAAGCGCATCGATGAAAACGGCCTCGAGCGCTTCGAGTGGCACGATGGCCAATTTATGGTGGGCGAATACCTGGATAACGTGAAAACCGCCGCCAAATACCAGATAAGCATTAATACCCACGAGCCCATCAAGGACACGGGGCTGCGCCGCACCTACCCCAACTGGCTCGCCCGGGAGGGTGCCCGTGGTCAGGAATACAATGCCTGGGGCAATCCGCCAAACCCTCCCGAGCACGTAGCCATGCTGTCGTTCACCCGCATGCTGGCAGGCCCCATGGACTTTACCCCGGGCATCTTCGACATGGGCTTTAACGGCCTTGGTGACAACACCAACCGCCCCCAAAGCACCCTCGCCAAGCAGCTGGCCCTGTATGTGGTGCTCTACAGCCCTATTCAGATGGCGGCCGACCTGCCGGAAAATTACTTAAAGCGCCCCGACGCCTTTCAGTTTATCAAGGACGTACCCACCGACTGGGAGCAGAGCGTTGCCCTCGATGGTGAGGTGGGCGACTTTGTGGTGATGGCCCGTAAAGAGCGCAAGGCGCGCCAGTACAGCGGCAACGACTGGTACCTGGGCGCCGTGACCGACGAGGAGGCTCGGGATGTGACCGTGAAGCTGGATTTCCTCGAGCCCGGCAAAACCTTTGAGGCGCAAATTTATCAGGACGGCAAAGACGCCGAATGGAAATGGCGCCCCTACGAGATTGACATCAAAAAGCTCAAGGTACGTAAGGGCGATACCCTCACCCTGCGACTGGCCGAAGGTGGCGGCGCAGCGGTACGCTTAAAAGCGCTGTGA